A window from Candidatus Methylomirabilis tolerans encodes these proteins:
- a CDS encoding glucosidase yields the protein MTRERGGTVAEQVLIDVAEQKRLNDAREAGIPWKKWGPYLSERQWGTVREDYSENGDAWNYFTHDQARSRVYRWGEDGLGGICDDKQRLCFALALWNERDPILKERLYGLTNSEGNHGEDVKEYYFYIDSTPTHSYMKYLYKYPQREFPYQDLVETNRRRSREEFEYELLDTGVFDDDRYFDVFVEYAKEGPEDVLIRITVHNRGPEAARLRLLPTLWFRNTWSRGENHRKPSLREVAPGVIEASHHELGTYRLYGDGDPELLFTENETNAQRLWGRPNASPYVKDAFHAYIILGRGDAVNPAKVGTKAAAHYALDVPGGGSRTIRLRLAAAGVDDVFGSFEGIVESRIGDADEFYRRITPQSLNDDERRVHRQALAGLLWSKQYYYFDLEHWLREHSSHPLLDSARHDVRNTEWVHMLNSDVISMPDKWEYPWYAAWDLAFHTISLALVDFDFAKEQLLLMLRSLYFHPNGQIPAYEWNFSDVNPPVHAWATLWLYRYEQALGRADIRFLERSFQGLMLNFNWWVNRKDPAGRNVFAGGFLGLDNIGVFDRSAQLPTGGSLEQADGTAWMAFYCQCMLDMALILCEYDPMYEEIAFKFIQHFIWIAYAMDRIGENHDEMWDEEDGFFYDLLRLPDGQTMRLKVRSMVGLLPLCASTVFDPDALTRFPKLLELVALFRKRHPELASHVAPTDEGFIGHKGRRLLSILNKKKLEQVLGYLLDENEFLGPHGIRSLSRYHLDHPFTFWVGHQEYEVRYLPAESNTGMFGGNSNWRGPVWMPVNMLIVRALMNLYNFYGNEFKVQCPTGSGRYMTLFEVAQEITRRLTDTFLRDKDGRRPVYGGTVKFQDDPHWRDLILFYEYFHGDNGAGLGASHQTGWTGLVSTLLDLFGRVNANILLETTRAGLLSRVVKEQVGGKQTGGN from the coding sequence ATGACGCGAGAGAGGGGAGGAACCGTGGCGGAGCAAGTACTCATCGACGTGGCGGAACAGAAGCGGTTGAATGACGCGCGCGAGGCAGGAATCCCGTGGAAGAAATGGGGACCCTACCTGAGCGAGCGGCAGTGGGGCACGGTCCGCGAAGACTACAGTGAAAACGGTGACGCGTGGAATTACTTCACCCATGACCAGGCGCGCTCGCGCGTATACCGGTGGGGCGAGGACGGGCTCGGGGGAATCTGCGATGACAAGCAACGGCTGTGCTTCGCGCTCGCGCTGTGGAACGAGCGGGACCCCATCCTGAAGGAGCGCCTGTACGGGCTCACCAACAGTGAAGGTAACCACGGGGAGGATGTCAAGGAGTATTACTTCTACATCGACAGCACACCCACCCACTCCTACATGAAGTATCTGTACAAGTATCCGCAGCGGGAGTTTCCTTATCAGGACCTTGTCGAGACGAACCGAAGACGGTCGCGGGAAGAGTTCGAATACGAGTTGCTCGATACGGGCGTCTTTGACGACGACCGGTACTTTGACGTGTTCGTGGAGTACGCCAAGGAAGGTCCGGAAGACGTACTGATCCGCATCACCGTTCACAATCGCGGCCCGGAAGCGGCCCGGCTTCGTCTGTTGCCGACGCTGTGGTTCCGGAACACGTGGTCGCGGGGAGAGAATCATCGAAAGCCTTCGCTGCGCGAGGTGGCGCCGGGCGTCATTGAGGCCTCACACCATGAACTGGGTACGTACCGGCTGTATGGCGATGGAGACCCGGAGCTGCTGTTCACGGAGAATGAGACGAATGCGCAGCGTCTCTGGGGCCGGCCCAATGCTTCTCCCTACGTCAAGGATGCCTTTCACGCCTACATCATCTTGGGCCGCGGCGACGCGGTCAACCCCGCCAAGGTCGGGACCAAGGCGGCGGCCCACTATGCGCTCGACGTGCCCGGCGGCGGAAGCCGGACCATCCGCCTGCGTCTGGCGGCCGCCGGGGTAGACGATGTCTTCGGCAGTTTCGAGGGGATAGTCGAAAGCCGGATCGGAGACGCGGACGAATTCTACCGGAGGATCACGCCGCAATCGCTGAACGACGATGAACGGCGGGTGCACCGCCAGGCGCTGGCAGGATTGCTGTGGAGCAAGCAGTATTACTACTTCGACCTGGAGCACTGGCTGCGCGAGCATAGCAGTCATCCGCTGCTCGACTCCGCCCGGCACGACGTTCGGAACACGGAATGGGTTCACATGCTCAACAGCGATGTGATCTCGATGCCGGACAAGTGGGAGTATCCGTGGTATGCGGCCTGGGACCTGGCCTTCCACACGATCTCACTGGCGCTGGTGGATTTCGATTTCGCCAAGGAGCAGCTTCTGCTGATGCTGCGGAGCCTCTATTTCCACCCCAATGGACAAATTCCCGCCTACGAGTGGAACTTCAGCGACGTGAATCCGCCGGTGCATGCCTGGGCCACGCTCTGGCTGTATAGGTATGAGCAGGCGCTGGGCCGGGCGGACATTCGGTTCCTGGAACGCTCGTTTCAGGGGTTGATGCTGAACTTCAACTGGTGGGTGAACCGGAAGGATCCCGCTGGGCGCAACGTGTTCGCCGGGGGCTTTCTAGGCCTGGATAATATCGGCGTCTTCGACCGCAGCGCGCAACTCCCCACGGGCGGCTCGCTCGAGCAGGCGGACGGGACCGCCTGGATGGCGTTCTACTGCCAGTGCATGCTGGACATGGCCCTTATCCTATGCGAATACGACCCGATGTATGAGGAGATCGCCTTCAAGTTCATCCAACATTTCATATGGATTGCCTATGCCATGGACCGCATCGGCGAAAATCACGACGAGATGTGGGACGAGGAGGACGGATTCTTTTATGATCTGCTGCGGTTGCCGGACGGCCAGACGATGCGGTTGAAGGTACGGTCGATGGTGGGGCTGTTGCCGCTGTGCGCGTCAACCGTATTCGACCCGGACGCCCTGACGCGATTTCCGAAACTGTTGGAACTGGTGGCCCTGTTCCGGAAACGTCATCCGGAGTTGGCGTCCCACGTGGCTCCAACCGACGAGGGGTTTATCGGTCATAAAGGACGGCGCTTGCTGTCGATCCTCAACAAGAAGAAGCTGGAGCAGGTCCTCGGGTACCTGCTCGATGAGAATGAGTTTCTCGGGCCTCACGGCATTCGGTCGCTCTCGCGGTATCACCTGGATCATCCGTTCACGTTTTGGGTGGGTCATCAGGAGTACGAGGTCCGGTACCTGCCTGCTGAATCGAATACGGGAATGTTCGGCGGCAACTCCAACTGGCGGGGTCCGGTATGGATGCCGGTGAATATGCTGATCGTCCGGGCGCTGATGAACCTGTACAACTTTTACGGCAACGAGTTCAAGGTGCAGTGTCCGACCGGTTCCGGCCGGTACATGACGCTGTTCGAAGTGGCGCAGGAGATTACCCGGCGACTGACAGACACCTTCCTGCGCGACAAGGATGGCCGGAGACCGGTCTACGGGGGAACGGTTAAGTTCCAGGACGATCCGCACTGGCGCGATCTGATCCTGTTTTATGAGTACTTCCATGGTGACAACGGCGCGGGGCTCGGGGCCAGCCACCAGACGGGATGGACCGGTCTGGTCTCCACCCTGCTGGACCTCTTCGGGCGTGTCAACGCGAACATCTTGCTGGAGACCACGCGCGCGGGTCTACTCTCCCGGGTGGTGAAGGAGCAGGTAGGCGGAAAACAGACGGGCGGCAATTAA
- a CDS encoding carbohydrate porin, translating to MTEDGEACCWGTGHERGLRQRALPRRALRRAHGGATRNGRLRSMKWIIVAAVALTGTLEASAVAQPIEEPKTYAGDFGSRPRLTGDWGEIRDELATRGIRFDVDFLLTPQGVAHEGRDTGAEFWGNAEYTLNVDTGKAGLWPGGFLRVVANSGFGESVLGTSGAISLVNTTALFSKPNEPNTGLMHATFMQFLSPQFGLIAGKMFVLDGSHGEFSGNYRTQFQNGGVVFPLAAALVPISAYGGGIVALPWEGVVLSASAIDPSGTPTNSDVGEAFDDGAMMLSSAHVAVKPLGLVGHQGVSGMWSNKERASLTQDPSNIARILLSEQFPRLADPGPALRRIIERFFPGLLVPMEPVKKKSDTWAIFYHFDQYLWQPKDDPKRGIGVFFTFGATDGNPNPLKHTYNMGIGGNGVVHGRPNDTFGLGWARTDFSSKFVSFLREQLPLGLNHEDVIEMYYNASVTPWLNASLDLQIIEPGLKKMVDSSGSLENVNTTVVAGLRLWVRF from the coding sequence ATGACGGAAGATGGAGAAGCGTGCTGCTGGGGGACCGGCCACGAGAGAGGGCTGCGTCAACGAGCCCTACCGAGGCGAGCGCTGCGTCGAGCTCACGGTGGCGCGACCAGAAACGGGCGCCTGCGGTCCATGAAGTGGATCATTGTCGCGGCCGTCGCCCTCACCGGCACGCTGGAGGCTTCCGCAGTAGCGCAGCCCATCGAGGAGCCGAAGACGTATGCCGGGGACTTCGGGTCGCGGCCCCGGCTGACCGGTGACTGGGGCGAGATCAGAGACGAGTTGGCCACACGGGGCATCCGGTTCGATGTCGACTTCTTGCTGACGCCCCAGGGCGTTGCACACGAGGGGCGCGACACCGGAGCCGAGTTCTGGGGCAACGCCGAGTACACCCTCAACGTCGACACCGGCAAAGCCGGCCTGTGGCCAGGAGGTTTTCTGCGGGTCGTCGCCAACAGCGGCTTCGGTGAGAGCGTACTGGGGACCTCAGGCGCCATCTCCCTCGTCAATACCACGGCGCTGTTCTCGAAACCGAACGAGCCGAACACCGGCCTGATGCATGCCACGTTCATGCAGTTCCTCAGCCCCCAGTTCGGTCTTATCGCCGGCAAGATGTTCGTGCTCGATGGATCCCACGGGGAGTTTAGCGGCAACTACCGCACGCAGTTCCAGAACGGGGGAGTGGTCTTTCCGCTCGCCGCCGCCCTGGTGCCGATCTCGGCGTATGGAGGCGGCATCGTGGCCCTGCCATGGGAGGGCGTGGTGCTGTCGGCATCGGCGATCGATCCGAGCGGCACGCCGACGAACAGCGATGTGGGCGAGGCGTTCGATGACGGCGCCATGATGCTCAGCAGCGCCCATGTTGCCGTCAAGCCGTTGGGTCTTGTGGGCCACCAGGGCGTATCAGGGATGTGGAGCAACAAGGAGCGCGCTTCACTCACCCAGGATCCTTCCAACATCGCTCGAATCCTGCTCTCCGAGCAGTTTCCGCGACTGGCCGATCCCGGCCCAGCGCTTCGGCGCATCATCGAGCGGTTCTTCCCCGGCCTCCTGGTCCCTATGGAGCCCGTAAAGAAAAAGAGCGACACCTGGGCCATCTTCTACCACTTCGACCAGTATCTCTGGCAGCCGAAGGATGATCCCAAGCGCGGTATCGGGGTCTTCTTTACGTTCGGCGCTACCGACGGCAACCCGAACCCCCTCAAGCACACCTACAACATGGGCATCGGCGGCAACGGCGTGGTCCACGGACGTCCGAATGATACGTTCGGCCTCGGTTGGGCGCGGACCGATTTCAGCAGCAAGTTCGTCTCGTTCCTGCGCGAGCAGCTCCCCCTCGGTCTTAACCATGAGGACGTCATCGAGATGTACTACAACGCCTCGGTCACTCCGTGGCTCAACGCGAGCCTTGACCTGCAGATCATCGAGCCAGGCCTCAAGAAGATGGTCGACTCTTCCGGGAGCCTCGAGAACGTCAATACTACCGTCGTAGCCGGGCTCCGCCTTTGGGTCCGGTTCTAG
- a CDS encoding ATP synthase F0 subunit C gives MRETDPRAHTNEDRLSACPCSFAGAGERKEDDVTGSLHVGLAAFGAAIGIGLIGMKASEAVGRNPGAATKILVQSILAIAFAEAIVFYALFLVR, from the coding sequence ATGAGGGAGACGGACCCGCGAGCGCACACGAATGAGGATCGTTTGTCGGCTTGCCCATGTTCATTCGCGGGAGCGGGGGAAAGAAAGGAGGACGATGTGACTGGGAGCCTGCACGTCGGTTTGGCAGCGTTTGGCGCGGCTATCGGGATTGGTTTGATCGGCATGAAAGCGTCGGAGGCAGTGGGACGTAATCCCGGCGCCGCAACGAAGATTCTGGTCCAATCGATTCTGGCCATTGCCTTCGCTGAAGCGATCGTGTTCTACGCTCTGTTCCTGGTGAGATAG
- a CDS encoding alpha-amylase, with translation MSDPRYPSLYQINTRVWLTELSRAMGRPATLDDIPDAELDRVAGMGFDWVWLLSVWTTGPAGRQVSRSNHEWRREFEETLPDLREEDIAGSGFAITGYTVHPGLGGEAALAGLRERLRVRGLSLMLDFVPNHTGLDHPWAEDHPEYYIAGTEVDLARAPQNYTWIKRAGGDLLLAHGRDPYFPGWPDTLQLDYSNPATQEAMIGELLTIAGQCDGVRCDMAMLVLPDVFERTWGRRAPLFWPEATRRVRERALGFRFMAEVYWDLEWTMLQQGFDYAYDKRLYDRLREGHARPVREHLYAGLDYQEKLARFLENHDEPRAAATFSPDAHEAAAIITFLTPGLRFFHEGQFQGRKTRISPHLVRGPQEPIDPRLEQFYDRLLAVLRQPVVRDGQWRLLDCAPAWDGNWTSDCFIAWIWEAKDGRRRLVAVNYAGNQSQCYIRLPFPDLTGRPVRLKDLMGPADYDRDGGDLASRGLYLDLPPWGYHVFEVTTL, from the coding sequence ATGTCCGATCCTCGTTACCCCTCACTCTATCAGATCAATACTCGTGTCTGGCTGACGGAACTATCGCGCGCCATGGGTCGACCCGCCACATTGGACGACATCCCGGACGCCGAGCTGGACCGCGTGGCCGGAATGGGGTTCGACTGGGTCTGGTTGCTGAGCGTGTGGACGACGGGGCCGGCCGGCCGGCAGGTGTCTCGCAGCAACCACGAATGGCGACGAGAGTTCGAGGAGACGCTGCCGGACCTGCGCGAGGAAGACATTGCCGGCTCCGGGTTTGCGATTACCGGCTACACGGTCCATCCAGGCCTGGGCGGAGAGGCAGCGCTGGCCGGACTGCGCGAGCGCCTCCGGGTGCGGGGCCTCTCGCTGATGCTCGATTTTGTCCCCAACCATACCGGTCTGGATCATCCTTGGGCGGAGGACCACCCCGAGTATTATATTGCCGGAACAGAAGTGGATCTGGCGCGGGCGCCACAGAACTATACCTGGATCAAGCGAGCTGGGGGCGACCTGCTCCTGGCGCACGGCCGGGACCCGTACTTCCCAGGCTGGCCGGATACGCTGCAGCTCGACTACAGCAATCCAGCCACGCAGGAGGCGATGATCGGCGAGTTGCTGACGATCGCCGGACAATGTGATGGTGTGCGCTGCGACATGGCCATGCTCGTCCTGCCGGATGTCTTCGAGCGGACGTGGGGCCGCCGCGCGCCGCTGTTCTGGCCCGAGGCGACCCGGCGAGTCCGGGAGCGGGCGCTGGGCTTTCGCTTCATGGCCGAGGTCTACTGGGACCTGGAATGGACGATGCTGCAACAGGGGTTCGACTACGCCTACGACAAACGACTCTACGACCGCCTGCGCGAGGGTCACGCGCGGCCGGTGCGCGAGCACCTGTATGCCGGGCTCGACTACCAGGAGAAGCTCGCCCGGTTTCTGGAAAACCACGACGAGCCCAGGGCCGCCGCAACGTTCTCGCCGGACGCACATGAAGCCGCGGCGATCATTACGTTCCTCACCCCGGGGCTGCGTTTCTTTCACGAGGGACAGTTCCAGGGGCGCAAGACACGCATCTCGCCCCATTTGGTTCGAGGTCCGCAGGAACCGATCGACCCAAGGCTGGAACAGTTTTACGACCGTCTGCTGGCCGTGCTGCGTCAGCCAGTCGTGCGCGACGGCCAGTGGCGCCTGCTCGACTGCGCGCCCGCTTGGGACGGCAACTGGACATCGGACTGTTTCATCGCCTGGATCTGGGAGGCCAAGGACGGCCGGCGGCGCCTCGTCGCGGTCAACTACGCCGGGAATCAGAGCCAGTGCTACATCCGACTCCCGTTTCCTGACCTGACCGGCCGTCCGGTACGGCTCAAGGACCTGATGGGTCCCGCCGACTACGATCGCGACGGAGGCGACCTCGCATCGCGGGGTCTCTATCTCGATCTGCCCCCGTGGGGCTATCACGTGTTCGAGGTGACCACCCTGTGA
- the atpB gene encoding F0F1 ATP synthase subunit A: MSLGADLACAQSEAAETGSTTSQGGLPPQTTEVQEHGLPQKAVEIARPLGFPITNSMVVSWIVAIGLIVFARVATRDMKHVPGGAQNFLEWLVGGLYDFLESIIGPHLVKRTFWFFATIFIFILSANWVGLIPGVGTIGWGHQTPDGFVIDQPLFRGANADLNLTLAMALVFFACWIMWVLQEVGPVGFLKELFAPKGESAGFLKALMIVVFFAAGCLEIISILFRPVSLSFRLYGNIFAGENMLETMSRMIPGLEWLLPIPFYFMEVLVGLVQALVFMLLCAIFTLLMCQHEGDGPASAHE, from the coding sequence ATGAGCCTGGGTGCCGACTTGGCGTGTGCGCAGAGCGAAGCGGCGGAGACGGGATCCACGACGTCGCAAGGCGGTCTGCCTCCCCAGACCACTGAAGTACAGGAACACGGCCTGCCTCAAAAAGCAGTCGAGATTGCCCGCCCTCTTGGCTTCCCCATTACCAATTCCATGGTCGTGAGCTGGATCGTAGCGATCGGGTTGATCGTGTTTGCCAGGGTCGCAACACGGGATATGAAACATGTTCCCGGCGGAGCGCAGAATTTTTTGGAATGGCTCGTCGGGGGTCTGTACGATTTTCTGGAAAGCATCATCGGCCCGCATCTGGTCAAGCGGACGTTCTGGTTTTTTGCCACGATTTTCATTTTCATTCTTTCCGCCAATTGGGTGGGCCTCATTCCAGGAGTCGGTACGATCGGGTGGGGCCACCAGACTCCCGATGGTTTCGTGATCGATCAACCGCTCTTCCGCGGGGCGAATGCCGATCTTAACCTGACGCTTGCGATGGCCCTCGTGTTCTTCGCCTGTTGGATTATGTGGGTGTTGCAGGAAGTGGGTCCGGTTGGATTCCTGAAAGAGTTATTTGCGCCCAAGGGCGAGAGTGCCGGGTTCCTGAAAGCGCTGATGATCGTCGTCTTCTTCGCCGCCGGCTGTTTGGAAATCATTTCCATTCTCTTTCGGCCGGTATCGCTGAGTTTTCGTCTCTACGGTAACATCTTTGCCGGGGAAAACATGTTGGAAACCATGTCCCGGATGATCCCCGGCCTCGAATGGCTGTTGCCGATTCCGTTTTATTTCATGGAAGTGCTGGTGGGCTTGGTGCAGGCGCTGGTCTTCATGTTGTTGTGCGCAATCTTCACTTTGCTGATGTGTCAGCATGAGGGAGACGGACCCGCGAGCGCACACGAATGA
- the atpF gene encoding F0F1 ATP synthase subunit B: MMNAFLLAVQVGVNAERPERIVTTFGVDWPHLLAQVASFCIVCVILYRFAYRPVLKMLEVRRQQIAQGLANAEQIRAELARTEAQRQDVLTHANAQANKLIEEARAAAARVQEQETRKAIAVAEQIIIKAREAAAQDHDRMLAELKREVGRLVVQATATVTGKILTSEDQRRLVEETVRQVTA, translated from the coding sequence ATGATGAATGCGTTTCTATTGGCGGTGCAAGTAGGAGTCAATGCCGAACGCCCCGAACGGATTGTTACAACCTTCGGTGTGGACTGGCCTCATCTACTCGCCCAGGTGGCCAGCTTCTGCATCGTGTGCGTGATCCTGTACCGGTTCGCCTATCGACCTGTCCTCAAGATGCTGGAAGTGCGGCGTCAACAAATCGCGCAGGGCCTGGCCAATGCCGAACAAATACGAGCCGAACTGGCGCGAACCGAAGCCCAGCGTCAGGACGTGTTGACGCATGCGAATGCCCAGGCGAACAAGCTCATCGAGGAAGCCCGGGCCGCAGCCGCTCGTGTACAGGAGCAGGAAACCCGGAAGGCCATCGCGGTCGCGGAACAGATTATCATCAAGGCGCGCGAAGCCGCCGCGCAGGACCACGACCGCATGCTCGCCGAACTCAAACGCGAGGTCGGTCGGTTGGTGGTGCAGGCTACGGCCACGGTGACCGGTAAGATTCTGACCTCGGAAGATCAGCGCCGCCTGGTCGAGGAGACCGTGAGGCAAGTGACGGCGTAA
- a CDS encoding F0F1 ATP synthase subunit delta — protein MKIKKEAKREAKQLFCWCLVNGVLDENRVRHVAQHVVAAGHRDCPAILSHFRRLVKLELARHTATIESAIPLPADVRAAVEAGLASRYGPGLTIAFAHRPELIGGMRIRVDSDVYDGSVRAGLAALEQSF, from the coding sequence ATGAAAATCAAGAAGGAGGCGAAACGGGAAGCCAAGCAACTGTTCTGCTGGTGCCTGGTAAACGGCGTGCTCGATGAGAACCGTGTTCGGCACGTGGCGCAACACGTCGTCGCTGCCGGTCACCGTGATTGCCCGGCCATCCTTTCGCATTTTAGACGATTGGTGAAACTCGAGCTCGCCAGGCACACGGCCACCATCGAGAGCGCCATCCCGTTGCCGGCGGATGTGCGGGCTGCTGTCGAGGCCGGTCTGGCGAGCCGGTACGGCCCTGGACTTACTATCGCCTTCGCCCACCGTCCTGAGTTGATCGGCGGGATGCGCATCCGGGTGGACAGCGATGTGTATGACGGCAGCGTGCGGGCCGGGCTGGCGGCATTGGAGCAAAGCTTTTGA